From one Budorcas taxicolor isolate Tak-1 chromosome 21, Takin1.1, whole genome shotgun sequence genomic stretch:
- the NSMCE3 gene encoding non-structural maintenance of chromosomes element 3 homolog → MSQKPKSRGRPSSQGEREPGGGGEEAPSTSRGPGGAASQRRAQASPAPGPRSQKQLELKVAELVQFLLIKDQRKIPIRRTDILRHVVGDYKDVLPELLQRAAERLEYVFGYRLVELEPRSNTYILVNTLEPVEEDAEVRGDQGTPTTGLLMIVLGLIFMKGNTIKETEVWDFLRRLGVHPNKKHLIFGEPKKLITEDFVRQRYLDYRRIPHTDPVDYELQWGPRTNLETSKMKVLKFVAKVHNQDPKDWPAQYCEALADEEARARPQPAGPSPATASAPTPAPVS, encoded by the coding sequence ATGTCGCAAAAGCCGAAGAGCCGGGGCCGCCCCAGTTCCCAGGGCGAGCGGGAGCCGGGTGGCGGCGGCGAGGAGGCCCCGAGCACGTCTCGCGGGCCGGGCGGCGCCGCGTCGCAGCGGCGGGCCCAGGCCTCCCCCGCGCCGGGGCCGCGCTCGCAGAAGCAGCTGGAGCTGAAGGTGGCGGAGCTGGTGCAGTTCTTGTTGATCAAGGACCAGAGGAAGATCCCTATCCGCCGCACCGACATCCTGCGGCATGTGGTCGGCGACTACAAGGATGTGCTCCCAGAGCTGCTGCAGCGGGCGGCCGAGCGCCTGGAGTACGTGTTCGGGTACCGGCTGGTGGAGCTGGAGCCGCGCAGCAACACCTACATTCTGGTCAACACGCTGGAACCGGTGGAAGAGGACGCGGAGGTGCGCGGCGACCAGGGAACGCCCACCACTGGGCTGCTCATGATCGTGCTGGGGCTCATCTTCATGAAAGGCAATACCATCAAGGAGACCGAGGTCTGGGACTTCCTGCGGCGCCTCGGGGTACACCCCAACAAGAAGCACCTCATCTTCGGGGAACCCAAGAAGCTCATCACCGAGGACTTCGTGCGGCAGCGATACCTGGATTACCGGCGCATCCCGCACACGGACCCCGTGGACTACGAGCTCCAGTGGGGCCCGCGCACCAACCTGGAGACCAGCAAGATGAAGGTGCTCAAGTTTGTGGCTAAAGTCCACAACCAGGACCCCAAGGACTGGCCGGCGCAGTACTGCGAGGCTTTGGCGGACGAGGAGGCCAGGGCCAGACCCCAGCCCGCGGGCCCGAGTCCAGCCACTGCCTCTGCCCCAACCCCTGCTCCTGTCTCTTGA